Proteins encoded in a region of the Fusobacterium sp. genome:
- a CDS encoding KH domain-containing protein — protein sequence MDIRTIEKSKKWGYMFYISYNGQKFQSFDEMSGKKSIKGKFKEIMKAIGFTWAKGIQQAGRTDAKVSANENILYVSSNFNGSINKLQEEFNKNSDTDLKVTMIKKTFPNIIFPDMIEKREYIYSYPEKLIKNTEIEIEKLCEELSGIYDVSEFTDRKGLELKEHIREIKITYEKGKLRFIGNSFMPKQVRIMSGYILARKKEPLMGKYLTLEKIYLKDEMKNIIFQEISDKSEKNVVKIEKTADGSLYIFCVPQGKRGELIGKNGKNIKKMKKKYGDIIVREI from the coding sequence ATGGATATAAGAACAATAGAAAAAAGTAAGAAATGGGGATATATGTTCTATATCTCATATAATGGACAGAAATTTCAATCTTTTGATGAAATGAGTGGAAAGAAGAGTATAAAAGGAAAATTTAAAGAAATAATGAAAGCTATTGGATTTACTTGGGCAAAGGGGATACAGCAAGCAGGAAGAACAGATGCTAAAGTGAGTGCAAATGAAAATATTCTTTATGTCAGCAGTAATTTTAATGGGAGCATAAATAAATTACAAGAGGAATTTAATAAAAATTCTGATACTGATTTAAAAGTTACTATGATAAAAAAAACTTTTCCCAATATTATATTTCCAGACATGATAGAAAAAAGAGAATATATATACTCATACCCTGAAAAACTTATTAAAAATACAGAAATAGAAATAGAGAAACTTTGTGAAGAACTTAGTGGAATATATGATGTAAGTGAGTTTACTGATAGAAAAGGGCTTGAACTTAAGGAACATATAAGAGAGATAAAGATTACATATGAAAAAGGAAAATTAAGATTTATAGGAAATTCTTTTATGCCTAAACAAGTGAGAATAATGTCTGGATATATACTTGCAAGGAAAAAAGAACCTCTTATGGGAAAATACTTGACTCTTGAGAAAATATATTTAAAAGATGAAATGAAAAATATAATTTTTCAGGAAATTTCAGATAAATCAGAAAAAAATGTGGTTAAAATTGAAAAAACAGCAGATGGAAGTTTATATATTTTCTGTGTTCCTCAAGGAAAAAGAGGAGAGCTAATAGGAAAAAATGGAAAGAATATAAAAAAAATGAAGAAAAAATATGGAGATATAATAGTGAGGGAGATCTAG
- a CDS encoding toxin-antitoxin system YwqK family antitoxin — MRKGTRIIIFLSAVFIYSLQIFAEELREIKTLDEINKETRPKTNVSNINSGLSPLEKLDISEKKEEIKNETVIAEESTEGEIKLTDAQKALQKSGVRILDISKKVHRENKLVYAQGEDKPFTGEFGLFIGDIIEYSEAYVNGKLNGDKVWYSDEGNIIMTESYIDEKLNGEQKSYYSNGGIKAIAKYKNNRVIGIEFFAQNGKLLHKSDMSAGTGEWKFFWDNGKVLEEGKYKNWVKDGTWKRYQEDGTVDSVAVYENGRLKSQTWN; from the coding sequence GTGAGAAAAGGAACAAGAATAATAATTTTTTTATCAGCTGTATTTATATATAGCTTACAGATTTTTGCTGAAGAGCTTAGAGAGATAAAAACTTTAGATGAGATTAATAAAGAAACAAGACCAAAAACCAATGTATCAAATATAAATAGTGGATTGAGCCCTTTAGAAAAATTGGATATATCAGAAAAAAAAGAAGAAATAAAAAATGAAACAGTTATTGCAGAAGAAAGTACTGAAGGTGAAATTAAGTTAACTGATGCACAGAAAGCACTTCAAAAGAGTGGAGTAAGGATACTGGATATCAGTAAAAAAGTTCATAGAGAAAATAAACTTGTCTATGCTCAAGGAGAAGATAAACCTTTTACTGGAGAATTTGGATTGTTTATTGGAGATATTATTGAATATAGTGAAGCTTATGTCAATGGAAAACTGAATGGTGATAAGGTATGGTATTCTGATGAAGGAAATATCATTATGACAGAGAGCTATATAGATGAGAAATTAAATGGTGAGCAAAAGTCGTATTATTCAAATGGAGGGATAAAAGCAATAGCAAAATATAAAAATAACAGAGTAATAGGAATTGAATTTTTTGCTCAAAATGGAAAACTTCTTCATAAAAGTGATATGAGTGCTGGAACTGGAGAATGGAAATTTTTCTGGGACAATGGAAAGGTATTAGAAGAAGGGAAGTACAAGAACTGGGTCAAGGATGGTACATGGAAGAGATATCAGGAAGATGGAACTGTTGACAGCGTAGCTGTTTATGAAAATGGAAGACTGAAAAGCCAGACTTGGAATTAA
- the guaB gene encoding IMP dehydrogenase, producing MNGKIVKEAITFDDVLLVPAKSDILPHEVNLKTNLTKDIVLNVPILSAAMDTVTESDLAIALARQGGIGFIHKNMSIADQAAEVDRVKRIESGMIRNPVTLKEDCTVGFAEDLMRRYKISGLPVIEDDGRLIGIVTNRDIKYHKNMEQLVGEIMTKENLITAPVGTTLEQAKEVLLSNRIEKLPITDEAGYLKGLITIKDIDNLVEYPNACKDAHGTLRVGAAVGIGADTLERVEALVRAGVDIITVDSAHGHSAGVIKKIREIREAFPDLNLIGGNIVTAEAASDLIDAGVNAVKVGIGPGSICTTRVVAGVGVPQLTAVNDVYQVCKNKGIGVIADGGIKLSGDIVKALAAGADCVMLGGLLAGTKEAPGEEIILEGRRYKIYVGMGSIAAMKRGSKDRYFQNDAQKLVPEGIEGRIAYKGNLKDVVFQLCGGIRAGMGYCGTPTIEDLKINGRFIKITGAGLKESHPHDITITKEAPNYSK from the coding sequence CAGATATTTTACCACATGAAGTAAATTTAAAAACTAATCTTACAAAAGATATAGTGCTTAATGTACCAATTCTTAGTGCTGCAATGGATACTGTAACTGAATCAGATTTAGCAATTGCTTTAGCAAGACAGGGAGGGATTGGATTTATTCATAAAAATATGAGTATAGCTGATCAGGCTGCTGAAGTAGATAGAGTAAAAAGAATTGAAAGTGGAATGATAAGAAATCCTGTAACCTTAAAAGAAGATTGTACAGTAGGGTTTGCTGAGGATTTAATGAGAAGATATAAAATATCTGGACTTCCAGTTATAGAAGATGATGGAAGACTTATAGGTATAGTTACAAATAGAGACATAAAATATCATAAAAATATGGAGCAGCTTGTTGGAGAGATAATGACTAAAGAAAATCTTATTACAGCTCCAGTAGGAACTACTTTAGAACAAGCCAAAGAAGTTCTTCTCTCTAATAGAATAGAAAAACTTCCTATAACTGATGAAGCAGGATATTTAAAAGGTCTTATTACAATAAAAGATATAGATAACTTAGTAGAATATCCAAATGCTTGTAAAGATGCACATGGAACTCTTAGAGTAGGAGCTGCAGTAGGAATTGGAGCAGATACTTTAGAAAGAGTAGAAGCATTAGTAAGAGCAGGAGTAGATATTATCACTGTTGATTCTGCCCATGGCCATTCAGCAGGAGTTATAAAGAAAATAAGAGAAATAAGAGAAGCATTTCCTGATTTAAATTTAATTGGAGGAAATATAGTAACTGCAGAGGCAGCATCAGACCTTATAGATGCAGGAGTAAATGCAGTGAAAGTAGGAATTGGACCAGGATCAATTTGTACAACAAGAGTTGTAGCAGGAGTAGGTGTTCCTCAACTTACAGCAGTAAATGATGTATATCAAGTATGTAAGAATAAAGGTATAGGAGTAATAGCTGATGGCGGAATAAAACTTTCTGGAGATATTGTAAAAGCATTAGCTGCTGGAGCAGACTGTGTAATGCTGGGAGGACTTCTGGCTGGAACTAAAGAGGCTCCAGGAGAAGAAATCATTCTTGAAGGAAGAAGATATAAAATATATGTAGGAATGGGTTCTATTGCAGCAATGAAGAGAGGATCAAAAGACAGATACTTCCAAAATGATGCTCAAAAACTAGTTCCAGAAGGAATAGAAGGGCGTATTGCATACAAAGGAAATCTTAAAGATGTAGTATTTCAACTTTGTGGTGGAATCAGAGCAGGTATGGGATACTGTGGAACACCAACTATAGAAGATCTTAAAATAAATGGAAGATTTATAAAAATAACTGGAGCAGGTTTAAAAGAAAGCCACCCACATGATATTACTATAACTAAAGAGGCTCCAAACTATTCTAAATAG